In one Corynebacterium bovis DSM 20582 = CIP 54.80 genomic region, the following are encoded:
- a CDS encoding dipeptidase, translating to MSTDSTLTPAAARAALDAQMPFIRDALTELVAFRSVHSAPGLEEDNAAAAAWVVSAFRDAGVPVEPHLTSDGTTSVIGLREPAPGHPTILLYSHFDVQPASDTTHWTSSPWELTERDGRWYGRGAADCKGNLVMHLGVLRALRELTPDHPELGRIGVRVVVEGSEERGGHGLEDLLAARPELFAADTFLIADSGNDAVGVPSLCTALRGSAPVTVRLRTLEQPVHSGQFGGAAPDALLSLVRLLATLHDDDGLLAVEGLASDARWEGRGPDAATFRRDAGVLDGVDLPGAAAGLRPDDLTVARASVTVTGLDALPVDDPVNAVPAEAAAVVHLRVPPGTDPTAAQDALVRHLEANVPLHARLTVERGEVAAPFSADLTGPALATLSDALADAYGRDTDPGVETVHIASGGSIPLCTSLLARHPDAELALFGVEEPACRIHSSDESVDPTEIHAIGTAELLFLARTAAAGR from the coding sequence ATGAGCACCGACAGCACCCTCACGCCCGCCGCCGCGCGGGCCGCCCTCGACGCCCAGATGCCGTTCATCCGCGACGCCCTCACCGAGCTCGTGGCCTTCCGTTCCGTCCACTCCGCCCCCGGGCTGGAGGAGGACAACGCCGCCGCCGCGGCCTGGGTCGTCTCCGCGTTCCGTGACGCAGGGGTCCCCGTCGAACCCCACCTCACCAGCGACGGGACGACGAGCGTCATCGGCCTGCGCGAACCGGCCCCGGGCCACCCGACGATCCTCCTCTACTCCCACTTCGACGTCCAGCCCGCGTCGGACACCACGCACTGGACGTCCTCCCCGTGGGAGCTCACCGAGCGCGACGGCCGGTGGTACGGCCGCGGGGCCGCCGACTGCAAGGGCAACCTCGTCATGCACCTCGGCGTCCTCCGCGCCCTCCGCGAGCTCACCCCCGACCACCCCGAGCTCGGCCGCATCGGCGTGCGCGTCGTCGTCGAGGGCTCGGAGGAGCGCGGCGGCCACGGCCTCGAGGACCTCCTCGCCGCGCGCCCGGAGCTCTTCGCCGCGGACACCTTCCTCATCGCGGACTCCGGGAACGACGCCGTCGGCGTCCCCTCCCTCTGCACCGCCCTCCGCGGCTCGGCGCCCGTGACGGTCCGGCTCCGCACGCTCGAGCAGCCCGTCCACTCCGGACAGTTCGGCGGGGCCGCCCCGGACGCCCTGCTCAGCCTCGTCCGGCTGCTCGCGACCCTCCACGACGACGACGGCCTCCTCGCCGTCGAGGGGCTCGCCTCCGACGCCCGGTGGGAGGGTCGGGGTCCCGACGCCGCCACCTTCCGGCGCGACGCCGGTGTCCTCGACGGCGTCGACCTGCCCGGCGCGGCCGCCGGCCTGCGGCCCGACGACCTCACCGTCGCCCGCGCCTCCGTGACGGTCACGGGGCTCGACGCCCTGCCCGTCGACGACCCGGTCAACGCCGTGCCCGCCGAGGCCGCGGCCGTCGTCCACCTCCGCGTGCCGCCGGGGACGGACCCGACCGCCGCGCAGGACGCGCTCGTCCGGCACCTCGAGGCGAACGTCCCGCTCCACGCCCGGCTCACCGTCGAGCGGGGCGAGGTCGCCGCGCCGTTCTCCGCCGACCTCACCGGGCCGGCGCTCGCCACGCTCTCCGACGCGCTCGCCGACGCGTACGGCCGGGACACCGACCCGGGCGTGGAGACGGTGCACATCGCCTCCGGCGGGTCGATCCCCCTGTGCACGTCCCTCCTCGCCCGGCACCCCGACGCGGAGCTCGCCCTGTTCGGCGTCGAGGAGCCCGCGTGCCGCATCCACTCCTCCGACGAGTCCGTCGACCCGACGGAGATCCACGCGATCGGCACGGCGGAGCTGCTCTTCCTCGCGCGGACGGCCGCCGCCGGACGGTGA
- a CDS encoding DUF3263 domain-containing protein has product MDAVGRGGDDGRLSERDLEMLAFERRWWRRRGARDEEIRRRFGVTPVRYFQQLNALIERPEALAEDPVLVRTLLRRREG; this is encoded by the coding sequence ATGGATGCTGTGGGCAGGGGAGGTGACGACGGTCGCCTCAGCGAGCGCGACCTGGAGATGCTCGCCTTCGAACGGCGGTGGTGGCGCCGCCGGGGAGCGCGGGACGAGGAGATCCGCCGTCGCTTCGGTGTCACGCCGGTGCGGTACTTCCAGCAGCTCAACGCCCTCATCGAGCGGCCGGAGGCGTTGGCGGAGGACCCGGTGCTCGTCCGGACGCTGCTCCGGCGCCGGGAGGGCTGA
- a CDS encoding glutamate--cysteine ligase, with the protein MDFPSSRPTVGVEWELALVDPVTRDLTPRAAELVAEMDRRFPGHRVTREFLANTVEMVTGVHEAVPGAVADLREQLTQLYACADAVGVDLFSAGTHPFAHWGDQELSGKSSYQEIINRTQWWGRQMLIWGIHVHVGVGGRDRVWPVINAVMMQYPHILALSASSPAWEGLDTGYASNRTLLYRQLPTAGMPYQFRDWGEWEDFNRDQDRSGVINHTGSMHFDVRPSRFGTVEVRFADATMEVWEVGAIAAFIHCLVVHYERRWRDGERLPTLQQWHVAENKWRAARYGLDALVITDRETTERPVREDLDLWLDRLAPLAAELGCATELADVRRLMERGGDYELQRAAARAAGAALEPGTRTRGDAGAEEGFTQPRAWVAAVDLTVEALRRSV; encoded by the coding sequence ATGGATTTTCCGTCCTCCCGACCGACCGTCGGCGTCGAGTGGGAGCTCGCCCTCGTCGACCCCGTGACCCGTGACCTCACCCCGCGGGCCGCCGAGCTCGTCGCCGAGATGGACCGGCGGTTCCCCGGACACCGGGTGACCCGCGAGTTCCTCGCGAACACGGTGGAGATGGTGACGGGGGTGCACGAGGCCGTCCCCGGGGCCGTCGCGGACCTCCGCGAGCAGCTCACCCAGCTGTACGCGTGCGCGGACGCGGTCGGCGTCGACCTCTTCTCCGCGGGGACGCACCCCTTCGCCCACTGGGGGGACCAGGAGCTCAGCGGGAAGTCGAGCTACCAGGAGATCATCAACCGCACGCAGTGGTGGGGCCGCCAGATGCTCATCTGGGGCATCCACGTCCACGTCGGCGTCGGCGGCCGCGACCGGGTGTGGCCGGTCATCAACGCGGTCATGATGCAGTACCCGCACATCCTCGCGCTCTCGGCGAGCTCGCCGGCGTGGGAGGGGCTGGACACCGGCTACGCGTCGAACCGCACGCTGCTCTACCGGCAGCTGCCGACGGCCGGGATGCCGTACCAGTTCCGGGACTGGGGGGAGTGGGAGGACTTCAACCGGGACCAGGACCGGTCCGGGGTCATCAACCACACCGGGTCGATGCACTTCGACGTCCGGCCGTCCCGCTTCGGCACGGTCGAGGTGCGGTTCGCCGACGCGACGATGGAGGTGTGGGAGGTCGGCGCGATCGCGGCGTTCATCCACTGCCTCGTCGTCCACTACGAGCGCCGCTGGCGGGACGGCGAGCGGCTGCCGACCCTCCAGCAGTGGCACGTGGCGGAGAACAAGTGGCGGGCGGCGCGCTACGGCCTCGACGCGCTCGTCATCACCGACCGGGAGACGACGGAACGCCCCGTGCGGGAGGACCTCGACCTGTGGCTCGACCGCCTCGCGCCCCTCGCCGCGGAGCTCGGCTGCGCGACGGAGCTGGCGGACGTGCGCCGGCTCATGGAGCGGGGCGGGGACTACGAGCTCCAGCGGGCGGCCGCGCGGGCCGCGGGGGCGGCGCTCGAGCCGGGCACCCGCACCCGCGGCGACGCCGGGGCGGAGGAGGGGTTCACCCAGCCGCGGGCGTGGGTCGCCGCGGTCGACCTCACGGTGGAGGCGCTGCGCCGGAGCGTGTGA
- a CDS encoding Pls/PosA family non-ribosomal peptide synthetase: MTVPPQYLRSAAAPAPRNLVDVLRATAARWPDAAAVDDGRGVLSYAELVAEVEDGARRLAALGVRRGDRVGVRMPSGDRALYTAILSVLAAGAAYVPVDADDPEERAELVFGEAGIVVLHGPDGPVRTDGTPPPDTDPDTAPEPDGPTPDSDAWIIFTSGSTGRPKGVAVTHRSAAAFVDAEADLFCRDEPLGPDDRVLAGLSVAFDASCEEMWLAWRHGACLVPAPRALVRSGVDLGPWLISRGVTVVSTVPTLAGLWPDEALDAVRLLIFGGEACPPELAARLATPDRELWNTYGPTEATVVACAAPMDGVSPVSIGLPLAGWDLAVVDADGAPVPVGGTGELVIGGVGLARYLDPEKDAEKYAPAPTLGWERAYRSGDHVRLEEDGLYFVGRVDDQVKIGGRRIELGEVDAACSAVPGVRSSAVVVRTTGGGDRVLVAYVSGDVTPDDARAHLRDSLPAAMVPRVCVLDELPVTTSGKVDRKALPWPLPAQGPAGDGFSTPTEEWLGRLWSESLGTEVADADADFFSLGGTSLGAATLVARVREVAPTVSVRDLYDRSRLGAFAAFVDDHTTGAAEDTPLPRPVGARTRLLQALIQVPAMTLVGARWLTWLLVADAVLGVGGVPWWLALAAVVVVVTPLGRLPLSAAAVRLVTRGVTAGDHPRGGSVHLRLWAAERIADTSGARGLAGATWITTYARWLGADVGRGVQLHTLPPVTGMLTLGDHCSVEQEVDLRGYWVDGDVVHVGPVSVGPGATVGARSTLLPGTRIGRDAHVEAGSCVTGDRKVKARSRWAGSPAAKVGRARHRFPDQAPPRRRHWVAVYGVSSVVLDLLPLVALLVGAAADLAATTALTGTPLSGADAGWVLTAVLLGAPAGLVVFAAYTALTWLLVRLLSLGLRPGVWPVRSHRGWRVWAVERLMDAARTHLFPLYAAQLTPAWFRSLGATVGRDAEISTAVMVPRFTEVRDGAFLADDTMVGGYELGGGGWLLTGPTRVGKRSFLGNSGIAAPQRTLKKNSLVAVLSSTPRKAKAGSNWLGSPPERLRRVEVDTGGSDERTYRPSFRLKAARGVVETLRLTAPMTSALIAAAVLAGLQWLLVAAGGGLGGAAVALVLSGPVLAAAGAVAAVVTVAVKWLCVGRIRAGDHLLWSGFVWVNELQDQFVETVAGPWFLSHTSGTASLSVFLRALGARIGRGAWIESYWLPEADLCEIGRGATVGPGCVVQTHLFQDRVMSLDRVTVGDGATLGPHSVALPASSLGAGTTVGPASLVMRGDRLPAHTRWQGNPVETVAD; this comes from the coding sequence GTGACGGTCCCCCCGCAGTACCTCCGCTCCGCCGCGGCCCCCGCCCCGCGGAACCTCGTCGACGTCCTCCGCGCCACCGCCGCGCGCTGGCCGGACGCCGCGGCCGTCGACGACGGCCGGGGCGTCCTCAGCTACGCCGAGCTCGTCGCCGAGGTCGAGGACGGCGCCCGCCGTCTCGCGGCGCTCGGGGTCCGGCGCGGGGACCGCGTCGGCGTGCGGATGCCCTCGGGGGACCGCGCCCTCTACACCGCGATCCTCTCCGTCCTCGCCGCCGGGGCCGCCTACGTCCCCGTCGACGCCGACGACCCGGAGGAGCGCGCCGAGCTCGTCTTCGGCGAGGCGGGGATCGTCGTCCTCCACGGTCCCGACGGACCCGTCCGCACCGACGGCACACCCCCGCCGGACACCGACCCGGACACCGCGCCGGAGCCCGACGGCCCGACGCCGGACAGCGACGCCTGGATCATCTTCACCTCCGGCTCGACGGGCCGCCCGAAGGGCGTCGCCGTCACCCACCGCAGCGCCGCGGCGTTCGTCGACGCCGAGGCGGACCTGTTCTGCCGCGACGAGCCGCTCGGCCCGGACGACCGGGTGCTCGCCGGCCTGTCCGTCGCCTTCGACGCGTCGTGCGAGGAGATGTGGCTCGCGTGGCGGCACGGCGCGTGCCTCGTCCCCGCGCCCCGGGCGCTCGTCCGCTCGGGCGTCGACCTCGGACCGTGGCTCATCTCCCGGGGCGTCACCGTCGTCTCCACCGTCCCCACCCTCGCGGGCCTGTGGCCGGACGAGGCGCTCGACGCCGTCCGCCTCCTCATCTTCGGCGGCGAGGCGTGCCCGCCGGAGCTCGCCGCCCGGCTCGCGACCCCGGACCGGGAGCTGTGGAACACCTACGGCCCGACGGAGGCGACGGTCGTCGCGTGCGCCGCGCCGATGGACGGCGTCTCCCCCGTGTCGATCGGCCTGCCGTTGGCCGGCTGGGACCTCGCCGTCGTCGACGCGGACGGCGCCCCCGTGCCCGTCGGCGGCACCGGTGAGCTCGTCATCGGCGGCGTGGGCCTGGCCCGCTACCTCGACCCGGAGAAGGACGCGGAGAAGTACGCCCCGGCCCCGACCCTCGGCTGGGAGCGGGCGTACCGCTCCGGCGACCACGTCCGGCTCGAGGAGGACGGCCTGTACTTCGTCGGCCGCGTCGACGACCAGGTGAAGATCGGCGGCCGCCGCATCGAGCTCGGGGAGGTCGACGCCGCGTGTTCCGCGGTGCCGGGCGTCCGCTCGTCCGCGGTCGTCGTCCGGACGACCGGGGGCGGCGACCGCGTGCTCGTCGCCTACGTCTCCGGCGACGTCACCCCGGACGACGCCCGCGCCCACCTGCGGGACAGCCTCCCCGCGGCGATGGTGCCGCGCGTGTGCGTGCTCGACGAGCTGCCCGTGACGACGTCCGGCAAGGTCGACCGGAAGGCCCTGCCGTGGCCGCTGCCCGCGCAGGGGCCGGCGGGCGACGGCTTCTCCACCCCCACCGAGGAGTGGCTCGGCCGGCTGTGGTCGGAGTCCCTCGGCACGGAGGTCGCGGACGCGGACGCGGACTTCTTCTCCCTCGGCGGCACGTCCCTCGGCGCGGCGACGCTCGTCGCCCGCGTCCGCGAGGTCGCCCCGACGGTGTCGGTGCGCGACCTCTACGACCGCAGCCGGCTCGGGGCCTTCGCCGCCTTCGTCGACGACCACACGACCGGGGCGGCGGAGGACACCCCGCTGCCCCGGCCCGTCGGCGCGCGGACGCGCCTGCTCCAGGCGCTCATCCAGGTTCCCGCGATGACGCTCGTCGGGGCGCGGTGGCTGACGTGGCTGCTCGTCGCCGACGCGGTGCTCGGCGTCGGCGGGGTGCCGTGGTGGCTCGCGCTCGCCGCCGTCGTGGTCGTCGTCACCCCCCTCGGCCGCCTGCCGCTGAGCGCGGCGGCCGTCCGCCTCGTCACCCGCGGCGTCACCGCCGGCGACCACCCGCGGGGCGGCTCCGTCCACCTGCGGCTGTGGGCGGCGGAACGGATCGCGGACACGTCCGGCGCGCGCGGCCTCGCCGGCGCGACGTGGATCACGACGTACGCCCGGTGGCTCGGCGCGGACGTCGGCCGGGGTGTCCAGCTCCACACGCTGCCCCCGGTGACGGGGATGCTCACCCTCGGCGACCACTGCTCCGTCGAGCAGGAGGTCGACCTCCGCGGGTACTGGGTCGACGGGGACGTCGTCCACGTCGGCCCCGTCAGCGTCGGCCCGGGCGCGACGGTCGGGGCCCGCTCCACCCTCCTGCCGGGCACGCGGATCGGCCGCGACGCCCACGTCGAGGCGGGGTCCTGCGTCACGGGCGACCGGAAGGTCAAGGCCCGGAGCCGGTGGGCCGGCTCGCCGGCCGCGAAAGTCGGCCGGGCGCGGCACCGCTTCCCGGACCAGGCCCCGCCGCGCCGCCGGCACTGGGTCGCGGTGTACGGCGTGAGCAGCGTCGTCCTCGACCTGCTCCCCCTCGTCGCCCTCCTCGTCGGCGCGGCGGCGGACCTCGCGGCGACGACGGCGCTCACGGGCACGCCCCTGTCCGGCGCGGACGCGGGCTGGGTGCTCACGGCGGTGCTCCTCGGCGCCCCGGCCGGGCTCGTCGTCTTCGCCGCGTACACCGCGCTGACGTGGCTGCTCGTGCGGCTGCTGTCGCTGGGCCTCCGGCCCGGGGTGTGGCCGGTGCGCAGCCACCGGGGCTGGCGGGTGTGGGCCGTCGAGCGGCTCATGGACGCCGCCCGGACGCACCTGTTCCCCCTGTACGCCGCGCAGCTCACCCCGGCGTGGTTCCGGAGCCTCGGCGCGACCGTCGGCCGGGACGCGGAGATCTCCACCGCGGTCATGGTCCCCCGGTTCACCGAGGTGCGCGACGGGGCGTTCCTCGCCGACGACACGATGGTCGGCGGCTACGAGCTCGGCGGGGGCGGCTGGCTCCTCACGGGGCCGACGCGCGTCGGCAAGCGGTCGTTCCTCGGCAACTCGGGCATCGCCGCCCCGCAGCGCACGTTGAAGAAGAACAGTCTCGTCGCGGTGCTCTCGTCGACGCCGCGGAAGGCGAAGGCCGGGTCGAACTGGCTGGGCAGCCCGCCGGAGCGGCTGCGTCGGGTCGAGGTGGACACCGGGGGGTCCGACGAACGCACCTACCGGCCGTCGTTCCGGCTCAAGGCCGCGCGCGGGGTCGTGGAGACGCTGCGGCTCACCGCCCCGATGACGTCCGCGCTCATCGCGGCGGCGGTCCTCGCGGGCCTGCAGTGGCTGCTCGTCGCCGCCGGCGGCGGGCTCGGCGGGGCGGCGGTGGCGCTCGTCCTGTCCGGCCCGGTGCTCGCCGCCGCGGGCGCGGTCGCCGCCGTCGTCACCGTCGCCGTGAAGTGGCTGTGCGTCGGGCGGATCCGGGCGGGCGACCACCTGCTGTGGTCGGGGTTCGTGTGGGTCAACGAGCTCCAGGACCAGTTCGTCGAGACGGTCGCGGGGCCGTGGTTCCTCAGCCACACCTCGGGCACGGCGAGCCTGTCGGTGTTCCTCCGCGCGCTCGGCGCCCGGATCGGGCGCGGGGCGTGGATCGAGAGCTACTGGCTGCCGGAGGCGGACCTCTGCGAGATCGGCCGGGGCGCGACCGTCGGCCCCGGGTGCGTCGTGCAGACCCACCTGTTCCAGGACCGGGTCATGAGCCTCGACCGGGTGACCGTCGGGGACGGGGCGACGCTCGGCCCGCACTCCGTCGCCCTCCCGGCGTCGTCCCTCGGCGCGGGGACGACGGTCGGCCCGGCGTCACTGGTCATGCGCGGCGACCGGCTGCCCGCGCACACCCGGTGGCAGGGCAACCCCGTGGAGACGGTCGCCGACTAG
- a CDS encoding PorACj family cell wall channel-forming small protein — protein sequence MQQILDIVGQVKTFFSGLKDLFSGLKDVLTVVSSSTK from the coding sequence ATGCAGCAGATCCTCGACATCGTCGGCCAGGTCAAGACCTTCTTCTCCGGCCTGAAGGACCTCTTCTCCGGCCTCAAGGACGTCCTCACCGTCGTGTCCAGCTCCACCAAGTAA
- the groL gene encoding chaperonin GroEL (60 kDa chaperone family; promotes refolding of misfolded polypeptides especially under stressful conditions; forms two stacked rings of heptamers to form a barrel-shaped 14mer; ends can be capped by GroES; misfolded proteins enter the barrel where they are refolded when GroES binds), producing the protein MAKMIAFDEEARRGLEKGLNTLADAVKVTLGPKGRNVVLERKWGAPTITNDGVTIAREIELEDPYEKIGAELVKEVAKKTDDVAGDGTTTATVLAQSLVKEGLRNVAAGSNPMGIKRGIQAGVEKVTAELLASAKEIETKEQIAATAGISAADEKIGELIAEAMYKVGDGQLNKDGVITVEESNAFGVNLEVTEGMRFDKGYISGYFATDVERGEAVLEDPYILLVSSKISSVKDLLPLLEKVMQSGKPLLIVAEDIEGEALSTLVVNKIRGTFKSVAVKAPGFGDRRKAQLQDIAILTGGQVIAEEVGLSLETADLPLLGSARKVVVTKDDTTIVDGAGSSEQLAGRIKQIRQEIENADSDYDREKLQERLAKLSGGVAVLQVGAATEVELKERKHRIEDAVRNAKAAAEEGIVAGGGAALLQAAHVLDDNLGLEGDEATGVQIVRAALSSPLKQIAHNAGLEPGVVVDKVANLDRGRGLNAATGEYVDLLEVGISDPVKVTRSALQNAASIAALFLTTEAVVADKPEPEGAPAMPGGDEMGGMGGF; encoded by the coding sequence ATGGCTAAGATGATTGCATTCGACGAGGAAGCACGCCGCGGTCTCGAGAAGGGTCTGAACACCCTGGCGGACGCGGTGAAGGTCACCCTCGGCCCCAAGGGCCGCAACGTGGTCCTGGAGCGCAAGTGGGGTGCGCCCACCATCACGAACGACGGCGTCACCATCGCCCGGGAGATCGAGCTCGAGGACCCCTACGAGAAGATCGGCGCCGAGCTCGTCAAGGAGGTCGCGAAGAAGACCGACGACGTCGCCGGTGACGGCACGACGACCGCCACGGTCCTGGCCCAGTCCCTCGTCAAGGAGGGGCTGCGCAACGTCGCCGCCGGGTCCAACCCGATGGGCATCAAGCGCGGCATCCAGGCCGGCGTGGAGAAGGTCACGGCGGAGCTGCTCGCGTCCGCCAAGGAGATCGAGACCAAGGAGCAGATCGCCGCGACCGCCGGCATCTCCGCCGCCGACGAGAAGATCGGTGAGCTCATCGCCGAGGCGATGTACAAGGTCGGCGACGGCCAGCTCAACAAGGACGGCGTCATCACCGTCGAGGAGTCCAACGCCTTCGGCGTGAACCTCGAGGTCACCGAGGGTATGCGCTTCGACAAGGGCTACATCTCCGGCTACTTCGCCACCGACGTCGAGCGCGGCGAGGCCGTCCTGGAGGACCCCTACATCCTCCTCGTCTCCTCGAAGATCTCGTCCGTCAAGGACCTGCTCCCGCTGCTCGAGAAGGTCATGCAGTCCGGCAAGCCGCTGCTCATCGTCGCCGAGGACATCGAGGGCGAGGCCCTGTCCACCCTCGTCGTCAACAAGATCCGCGGCACGTTCAAGTCCGTCGCCGTCAAGGCCCCGGGCTTCGGTGACCGCCGCAAGGCCCAGCTCCAGGACATCGCCATCCTCACCGGCGGCCAGGTCATCGCCGAGGAGGTCGGCCTCTCCCTCGAGACCGCCGACCTGCCGCTGCTCGGCTCGGCCCGCAAGGTCGTCGTCACGAAGGACGACACGACGATCGTCGACGGCGCCGGCTCCTCCGAGCAGCTCGCCGGCCGGATCAAGCAGATCCGCCAGGAGATCGAGAACGCGGACTCCGACTACGACCGGGAGAAGCTGCAGGAGCGGCTCGCGAAGCTCTCCGGCGGCGTCGCCGTCCTCCAGGTCGGTGCCGCGACCGAGGTCGAGCTCAAGGAGCGCAAGCACCGCATCGAGGACGCCGTGCGCAACGCGAAGGCCGCCGCGGAGGAGGGCATCGTCGCCGGTGGCGGCGCCGCGCTGCTCCAGGCCGCGCACGTGCTCGACGACAACCTCGGCCTCGAGGGCGACGAGGCGACGGGCGTGCAGATCGTCCGCGCCGCGCTGTCCTCCCCGCTGAAGCAGATCGCGCACAACGCGGGCCTCGAGCCGGGCGTCGTCGTCGACAAGGTCGCGAACCTCGACCGGGGCCGCGGCCTCAACGCCGCGACGGGCGAGTACGTCGACCTCCTCGAGGTCGGCATCTCCGACCCGGTGAAGGTCACCCGCTCCGCGCTGCAGAACGCCGCCTCCATCGCGGCGCTCTTCCTCACGACCGAGGCCGTCGTCGCCGACAAGCCGGAGCCCGAGGGCGCCCCGGCGATGCCGGGCGGCGACGAGATGGGCGGCATGGGCGGCTTCTGA
- a CDS encoding LytR C-terminal domain-containing protein, with product MTSSHRPRHSLDDDDDFLLGDDPAAVPAGAAASPDPDAPEAERSGPPLRGLAMILTAVAVLLIAWGAYSFFSGRGDDGADGSDAAAASSPQQPGRGAAGASAPAAAPTEGADPAAPAAPSAPAQQPGQSGAAQQPGQAQQSQQSGRDGAAQQSGQAGQSGQSAQSGGDVEVDRGRTVVTVLNNSPVQGLASDTAAKLKQDRWSRTGYGNLPDEAGAFPESVVLYPGGNAEAKAAAEAIAADLHITARQRDAGIDRQLAGAAMLDGPGPSNVVVVTTRDLR from the coding sequence GTGACTTCATCGCACCGCCCACGCCACTCCCTCGATGACGACGACGACTTCCTCCTCGGGGACGACCCCGCCGCCGTCCCCGCCGGGGCCGCCGCGTCCCCCGACCCCGACGCCCCGGAGGCGGAGCGCTCCGGCCCGCCGCTCCGCGGGCTGGCCATGATCCTCACGGCCGTCGCCGTGCTCCTCATCGCCTGGGGCGCGTACTCGTTCTTCTCCGGCCGGGGCGACGACGGGGCCGACGGCTCCGACGCCGCCGCCGCGTCGTCCCCGCAGCAGCCCGGCCGCGGGGCCGCCGGGGCGTCCGCGCCCGCGGCGGCGCCGACGGAGGGGGCCGACCCCGCCGCGCCCGCCGCCCCGTCCGCGCCGGCGCAGCAGCCGGGCCAGTCCGGCGCGGCACAGCAGCCGGGCCAAGCCCAGCAGTCGCAGCAGTCCGGCCGGGACGGCGCGGCGCAGCAGTCGGGGCAGGCGGGCCAGTCGGGCCAGTCGGCGCAGTCCGGCGGTGACGTCGAGGTCGACCGCGGGCGCACCGTCGTCACCGTCCTCAACAACAGCCCCGTCCAGGGGCTGGCCAGCGACACCGCGGCGAAGCTGAAGCAGGACCGCTGGTCCCGCACCGGCTACGGCAACCTCCCCGACGAGGCCGGGGCCTTCCCGGAGTCCGTCGTGCTCTACCCGGGCGGGAACGCGGAGGCGAAGGCCGCCGCCGAGGCCATCGCCGCGGACCTCCACATCACCGCGCGGCAGCGGGACGCGGGCATCGACCGCCAGCTCGCGGGCGCGGCGATGCTCGACGGCCCCGGCCCCTCGAACGTCGTCGTCGTGACGACCCGGGACCTGCGGTAG
- the ppk2 gene encoding polyphosphate kinase 2, with protein sequence MANSSGPRDGSADTPGEGFHVVDLAATEGYIVDDSDEDDPVLITPDGHRVDTWRENYPYDERMSRDEYETTKRSLQIELLKWQNWTKETGQKHIILFEGRDAAGKGGTIKRFNEHLNPRGARTVALEKPSPREATSWYFQRYIQNFPAGGEIVFFDRSWYNRSGVERVMGFCTNEQHAEFLREVPMLENMIMGSGISLTKLWFSVTRTEQRTRFAIRQVDPVRQWKLSPMDLASLDRWDDYTRAKEEQFRYTDTNESPWITIKSNDKKRARINAMRYVLSKFEYTGKDHAVVGEPDPRIVKRGRDQIGD encoded by the coding sequence ATGGCGAACAGCAGCGGACCACGTGACGGCTCGGCGGACACCCCGGGGGAGGGCTTCCACGTCGTCGACCTCGCGGCGACCGAGGGGTACATCGTCGACGACTCGGACGAGGACGACCCCGTCCTCATCACCCCGGACGGTCACCGCGTCGACACCTGGCGTGAGAACTACCCCTACGACGAGCGGATGAGCCGCGACGAGTACGAGACGACGAAGCGCTCCCTCCAGATCGAACTGCTGAAGTGGCAGAACTGGACGAAGGAGACCGGCCAGAAGCACATCATCCTCTTCGAGGGCCGGGACGCCGCCGGCAAGGGCGGCACGATCAAGCGCTTCAACGAGCACCTCAACCCCCGCGGCGCCCGGACCGTCGCCCTGGAGAAGCCGTCCCCCCGGGAGGCGACCTCCTGGTACTTCCAGCGGTACATCCAGAACTTCCCGGCGGGCGGGGAGATCGTCTTCTTCGACCGCTCCTGGTACAACCGCTCCGGTGTCGAACGGGTCATGGGCTTCTGCACGAACGAGCAGCACGCGGAGTTCCTCCGCGAGGTGCCGATGCTGGAGAACATGATCATGGGCTCGGGCATCAGCCTGACGAAGCTGTGGTTCTCCGTCACGCGGACCGAGCAGCGCACCCGCTTCGCGATCCGCCAGGTCGACCCGGTCCGCCAGTGGAAGCTCTCGCCCATGGACCTCGCCTCCCTCGACCGGTGGGACGACTACACCCGGGCGAAGGAGGAGCAGTTCCGGTACACGGACACCAACGAGTCGCCGTGGATCACCATCAAGTCGAACGACAAGAAGCGCGCCCGCATCAACGCCATGCGCTACGTCCTCAGCAAGTTCGAGTACACGGGCAAGGACCACGCCGTCGTGGGGGAGCCGGACCCGCGGATCGTCAAGCGGGGCCGGGACCAGATCGGCGACTAG